A stretch of Flavobacterium sp. N2270 DNA encodes these proteins:
- a CDS encoding polyprenyl synthetase family protein, with the protein MHSIAQYQDIVSSYFNSISIPKEPKGLYEPITYILSLGGKRLRPVLTLMTTEVFDVDYKKAINAATAIEVFHNFSLIHDDIMDDAPLRRGKETVHEKWNLNTGILSGDAMLILAYQYFEDYEPVIFQKLAKLFSKTALEVCEGQQYDVDFETRDDVTIPEYLKMIEYKTAVLVGAAMKMGAIVAETTEENANLIYEFGINLGIAFQLQDDYLDAFGDPETFGKQIGGDIIENKKTYLYLKAMEFSSAQNKEMLSHLFSIQPSDNSDKILSVKTIFNESGSSKATQDAILNYTQKAFETLSKIEISEDKKAVLRAFGEQLMSRNV; encoded by the coding sequence ATGCATTCAATTGCTCAATACCAAGACATTGTTTCTAGCTATTTTAATTCTATTTCAATACCAAAAGAGCCTAAAGGTTTATACGAACCAATAACTTATATTTTATCGTTAGGAGGAAAAAGATTGCGCCCGGTTTTAACGCTAATGACTACTGAGGTTTTTGATGTAGATTATAAAAAGGCAATAAATGCTGCTACTGCAATTGAAGTTTTTCATAATTTTTCTTTAATTCATGATGATATAATGGATGATGCTCCGTTAAGAAGAGGAAAGGAAACAGTTCATGAAAAATGGAATTTAAATACAGGGATTCTTTCTGGAGATGCAATGCTTATTTTGGCTTACCAATATTTTGAAGATTATGAGCCAGTAATTTTTCAGAAACTTGCAAAGTTGTTTAGTAAAACTGCTCTTGAAGTTTGTGAGGGACAACAATATGATGTGGACTTTGAAACACGTGACGATGTTACGATTCCCGAATATTTAAAAATGATTGAATATAAAACCGCAGTTTTGGTTGGTGCAGCTATGAAAATGGGGGCAATTGTGGCAGAAACTACGGAAGAAAACGCTAATTTAATTTATGAATTTGGAATTAACTTAGGTATTGCTTTTCAATTACAAGACGATTATTTAGATGCATTTGGTGATCCAGAAACTTTTGGTAAACAAATAGGTGGTGATATTATTGAAAATAAAAAAACATATCTTTATTTAAAAGCAATGGAGTTTTCTTCAGCACAAAATAAAGAAATGTTGTCGCACTTATTTTCAATTCAGCCTTCAGATAATAGTGATAAAATTTTATCGGTGAAAACTATTTTTAATGAATCGGGTTCAAGTAAAGCAACACAAGATGCTATTTTAAACTATACACAAAAAGCATTTGAAACACTATCTAAAATTGAAATTTCAGAAGATAAAAAAGCGGTTTTAAGAGCTTTTGGAGAACAACTTATGAGTAGAAATGTATAA
- a CDS encoding 2-oxoglutarate dehydrogenase E1 component → MDRFSFLNAAHTAFFADLYEQYLQNPDSVEPSWRSFFQGFDFGQASFNSDEVAQQITDGNFSCDHVAEKTQKEFNVLRLIDGYRTRGHLFTKTNPVRDRRTYSPTLALENFDLSNADLNTVFDAAKMVNMKPSTLAEIIKHLESVYCQSMGIEYMYIREPEVINWIKNRLDVNDNQPNFNQDQKKNILRKLNEAVSFETFLHAKYVGQKRFSLEGCEAAIPALDALIEAAAEKGVEQFVMGMAHRGRLNVLANIFGKNTQNIFSEFDGKDYDDDMHFDGDVKYHLGLTSDRLTDSGKKINLNLAPNPSHLETVGAVIEGIARAKQDRNHPNDISKVLPIAVHGDAAIAGQGIVYEIIQMAKLDGYKTGGTIHLVINNQVGFTTNYLDARSSTYCTDIAKVTLSPVIHVNADDPEAVVHAMLFALDYRMEFGGDVFIDLLGYRKYGHNEGDEPRFTQPKLYKLISKHKNPRDIYAEKLKQSGVIDAGYVKELEAKYKAKLDENLEESRKKDLTVITPFMQNVWKGFEQVSDDTMLQKFDTTFDKNELTEIAKTICELPSGKKFISKITKIIKDRNNMYFESDNLDWAMGELLAYGTLLKEGYDVRISGQDVERGTFSHRHAVVKVEDSEEEVVLLNDIKDKKGNFYIYNSHLSEYGVVGFEYGYALASPNTLTIWEAQFGDFSNGAQIMIDQYISAGEDKWNNQNGLVFLLPHGYENQGAEHSSARMERYLQMCAKHNMFVADCTTPANFFHLLRRQMKTTFRKPLIVFTPKSLLRHPQAVSKIEDLTNGQFQEILDDPNVTDKKAIKSLVFCTGKVYYDIIAKREELERNDVAVVRLEQIFPLATEQIKEIIASYPNVDDYVWAQEEPKNMGAYGFMLMNFDLVKLRLASPKAYSAPAAGSYERSKKRQKNAIAMVFDKTLFQ, encoded by the coding sequence ATGGATAGGTTTTCCTTTTTAAATGCTGCACATACGGCTTTCTTTGCCGATTTATACGAACAATATTTACAAAACCCAGATAGCGTAGAGCCAAGTTGGAGGAGTTTTTTCCAAGGATTTGACTTTGGACAGGCTAGTTTTAACTCTGATGAAGTAGCTCAACAAATTACAGATGGTAATTTTTCATGCGATCATGTTGCCGAAAAAACGCAAAAAGAATTCAACGTTCTTCGACTAATTGATGGTTATAGAACAAGAGGTCATTTGTTTACAAAAACAAACCCTGTTAGAGACAGAAGAACATATTCGCCAACATTAGCCTTAGAAAATTTTGATTTATCAAATGCAGATTTGAATACTGTTTTTGATGCTGCTAAAATGGTTAATATGAAACCAAGTACTTTGGCTGAGATTATTAAACATTTAGAAAGTGTTTATTGTCAATCTATGGGAATTGAGTATATGTATATTCGTGAACCAGAGGTTATCAATTGGATAAAAAACAGGTTAGATGTTAATGATAATCAACCAAACTTTAATCAAGATCAAAAGAAAAATATACTTAGAAAATTAAATGAGGCTGTTTCTTTTGAAACATTTCTTCATGCAAAATATGTGGGTCAAAAACGTTTCTCGTTAGAAGGTTGTGAAGCTGCAATTCCTGCTTTAGATGCATTAATTGAAGCTGCTGCCGAAAAAGGTGTGGAGCAATTTGTAATGGGAATGGCTCATCGTGGTCGTTTAAATGTTTTGGCTAATATTTTTGGTAAAAACACTCAAAATATTTTCTCAGAATTTGACGGAAAAGACTATGATGATGATATGCATTTTGATGGAGATGTGAAATATCATTTAGGTTTAACTTCAGATAGGTTAACAGATTCAGGAAAAAAAATAAATTTAAATTTAGCTCCAAATCCTTCGCATCTTGAAACAGTTGGTGCTGTTATTGAAGGTATTGCAAGAGCAAAACAAGATAGAAATCATCCAAATGATATTTCAAAAGTTTTACCTATTGCCGTTCATGGTGATGCTGCAATTGCAGGACAAGGTATTGTTTATGAAATTATTCAAATGGCAAAATTAGATGGTTATAAAACGGGTGGAACAATTCACTTGGTAATTAACAATCAGGTTGGTTTTACAACCAATTATTTAGATGCGCGTTCATCTACTTATTGTACGGATATTGCAAAAGTAACACTATCGCCGGTAATACACGTAAATGCAGATGACCCAGAAGCTGTAGTTCATGCCATGTTATTTGCCTTAGATTATAGAATGGAATTTGGGGGAGATGTATTTATCGATTTATTAGGATATAGAAAATATGGTCATAACGAAGGTGACGAACCTCGTTTTACTCAACCTAAATTATATAAGTTAATTTCAAAACATAAAAATCCTCGTGATATTTATGCAGAAAAATTAAAACAAAGTGGTGTTATTGACGCTGGCTATGTAAAGGAGTTAGAGGCTAAATATAAAGCAAAACTAGATGAAAATCTTGAAGAATCTCGTAAAAAAGATTTAACGGTTATTACGCCTTTTATGCAAAATGTTTGGAAAGGTTTCGAACAAGTATCAGACGACACAATGTTGCAAAAATTCGATACTACTTTTGATAAAAATGAATTAACAGAAATTGCAAAAACAATTTGCGAATTACCTTCCGGCAAAAAATTCATCAGTAAAATCACAAAAATTATCAAGGATAGAAATAACATGTATTTCGAATCTGATAATTTAGACTGGGCAATGGGTGAATTACTAGCTTATGGTACACTTCTAAAAGAAGGATACGATGTTCGTATTTCAGGACAAGACGTAGAAAGAGGAACATTCTCTCATCGTCACGCTGTTGTTAAAGTGGAAGATTCGGAAGAAGAAGTTGTTTTGCTTAACGATATTAAAGATAAAAAAGGAAATTTTTATATCTACAATTCACACTTGTCAGAATACGGAGTTGTTGGTTTTGAATACGGTTATGCATTAGCGTCTCCAAATACATTAACAATCTGGGAAGCACAATTTGGGGATTTTTCAAATGGAGCTCAAATTATGATTGACCAATACATTTCTGCAGGAGAAGATAAGTGGAACAATCAAAACGGATTAGTTTTCTTATTACCTCATGGTTATGAAAATCAAGGAGCGGAGCATTCATCAGCACGTATGGAACGTTATTTGCAGATGTGTGCAAAACACAATATGTTCGTTGCTGATTGTACTACACCAGCAAACTTCTTCCACTTGCTAAGAAGACAAATGAAAACAACTTTCCGTAAACCGTTAATTGTGTTTACGCCAAAGAGTTTATTGCGTCATCCACAAGCGGTTTCTAAAATTGAAGATTTAACAAATGGTCAATTCCAAGAAATACTAGACGATCCAAATGTTACAGATAAAAAAGCAATAAAATCATTGGTTTTCTGTACAGGTAAAGTATATTATGATATTATTGCAAAAAGAGAAGAATTAGAAAGAAATGATGTTGCAGTAGTTCGTTTAGAGCAAATATTTCCATTGGCAACAGAACAGATTAAAGAAATTATTGCAAGTTATCCAAATGTTGATGATTACGTATGGGCACAAGAAGAACCAAAAAATATGGGTGCTTATGGTTTCATGTTAATGAATTTTGATTTGGTTAAATTGCGTTTAGCATCGCCAAAAGCGTACAGTGCACCTGCAGCAGGAAGTTATGAACGTTCTAAAAAACGTCAAAAAAATGCTATTGCGATGGTTTTTGATAAAACATTATTTCAATAA
- a CDS encoding 1-acyl-sn-glycerol-3-phosphate acyltransferase, with protein sequence MLKFDTIRPYYDSEVNEALCTSLNHPMMKAMMQFTFPNVDDEVWKEQLKRTHSIRDFQINFVYKSIKKVLETTSEGLTTSGFEKLEPNTSYLFISNHRDIILDTSLLNVSLYDHGLVMTASAIGDNLVKKEFVLKLSKLNRNFLVQRGLSPRELLQSSKLMSEYMYHLLSKENRSVWIAQREGRTKDGNDATHPGVLKMLAMASDEKNCIDYFKKIKIVPVSISYEYDPTDALKMPQLLAQAKDEVYIKDKNEDFITLLSGIIGQKKRIHIHVGDVLDNELDEIAFGNDNTNKQIQAVAQLIDDSILQSYKLWPTNYIAYDILNNSSTFSNLYTEKEKQLFERRLELRINSDNDTLKEGFLAMYANPVVNKLKYINAIS encoded by the coding sequence ATGTTAAAATTCGATACTATTCGTCCCTATTATGATTCTGAAGTAAATGAAGCGCTTTGTACTTCGTTGAATCATCCTATGATGAAAGCAATGATGCAGTTTACTTTTCCTAATGTCGATGATGAAGTTTGGAAGGAACAATTAAAAAGAACACATTCAATTAGAGATTTTCAGATTAACTTCGTTTATAAATCAATAAAGAAAGTTTTAGAAACAACTTCAGAAGGATTAACTACATCTGGATTCGAAAAATTAGAACCTAATACTTCTTATTTATTTATTTCAAACCATAGAGACATAATTTTAGACACTTCATTGTTGAATGTTTCATTATATGATCATGGTTTAGTTATGACTGCTTCAGCCATTGGAGATAACTTGGTAAAAAAAGAGTTTGTTTTAAAACTTTCTAAGTTAAATCGAAATTTTTTAGTGCAAAGAGGTTTGTCTCCCAGAGAGTTGTTACAGAGTTCTAAATTAATGTCAGAATATATGTATCATTTACTTTCAAAAGAAAATCGTTCGGTTTGGATTGCACAACGAGAAGGAAGAACAAAAGACGGTAATGATGCAACTCATCCTGGCGTTTTGAAAATGTTAGCAATGGCTTCTGATGAGAAAAATTGTATCGATTATTTTAAGAAAATTAAAATTGTACCCGTTTCTATTTCTTATGAATATGACCCTACTGATGCTTTAAAAATGCCTCAATTATTAGCTCAAGCTAAAGATGAAGTATATATAAAAGATAAAAATGAGGATTTTATTACTTTGTTAAGTGGAATAATAGGGCAAAAGAAAAGAATTCATATTCATGTAGGTGATGTTTTGGATAACGAACTAGATGAAATAGCATTTGGAAATGATAATACTAATAAACAAATTCAAGCAGTTGCGCAGTTAATTGATGATTCTATTTTGCAATCGTATAAATTGTGGCCAACAAATTATATTGCATATGATATTTTAAATAACTCATCTACATTTTCTAATTTATATACTGAAAAAGAAAAACAACTTTTTGAAAGACGTTTGGAGTTGAGAATAAATTCAGATAATGATACTTTAAAAGAGGGTTTTTTAGCAATGTATGCTAATCCGGTGGTTAATAAGTTAAAGTACATAAATGCAATTAGTTAA
- a CDS encoding TetR/AcrR family transcriptional regulator, with protein MKDQILQKATDMFLTLGFKSVTMDDIASEMGISKKTIYQHYSSKDALVKASTTNLFETISCGIDEIILSNKNPIEELFSIKEFVMKNLKDENTSPIYQLQKYYPKIHKSLTLKQFEKMGCCVIDNLQKGIDLGLFRNEINKELISRFYFAGMTSIKDAEIFNPEIFKSKVVQSTYLEYHLRAICTPKGINKLEQLLKTNS; from the coding sequence ATGAAAGACCAAATTCTACAAAAAGCAACAGACATGTTTCTTACACTTGGGTTTAAAAGTGTAACGATGGACGATATTGCTTCTGAAATGGGAATTTCTAAAAAGACCATTTATCAACATTATTCTAGTAAAGACGCACTAGTTAAAGCCTCCACAACAAATTTATTTGAAACCATTTCATGTGGAATTGATGAAATTATTTTAAGTAATAAAAATCCTATTGAAGAACTCTTTAGTATTAAGGAATTTGTAATGAAAAATTTAAAAGATGAAAACACATCTCCTATTTATCAATTACAAAAATATTATCCTAAAATACACAAAAGCCTTACTTTAAAACAGTTTGAAAAAATGGGATGTTGTGTTATAGATAATTTACAAAAAGGAATTGATCTAGGACTTTTTAGAAACGAAATTAACAAAGAGCTAATTAGTCGTTTTTATTTTGCCGGAATGACAAGTATTAAAGATGCTGAAATTTTTAATCCTGAAATTTTTAAAAGCAAGGTAGTACAATCAACTTATTTAGAATACCATTTAAGAGCAATATGCACCCCAAAAGGAATTAACAAACTTGAACAATTATTAAAAACAAATAGTTAA
- a CDS encoding efflux RND transporter periplasmic adaptor subunit yields the protein MIKKIYIIVFTSILLLSCGGDQKNSTASVIEKGTLEQLRAKRTELVQQADALSKELALIDDAIGKKDANHKLALITIIAAKDTVFNHYLELQANVQTKENIVLNAEMGGILQQVYVTEGQSVTKGQTLGKIDDGGLSSQLAQMETQAALAKTTYERQQNLWNQKIGSEIQFLQAKTTYNAQLKAVAQMKAQLAKTIIRAPFTGTIDDVITEKGSVVGPGTPIMRIVSLNNMYLDAEVPEKNISSVKKGSDVIVNFPVLGESLNTKVTQVSNYINPENRSFTIQVAVPNKNGKIKPNLTSKIQIKDYSNPKAITVPISIISENAEGEQYLYIAENVDKNGNAIAKKVIVKTGQSQNSLVEIIEGIKDGDLIINEGARSVKDGQKVSIIK from the coding sequence ATGATAAAAAAAATATACATCATCGTTTTTACATCAATTCTTTTACTTTCTTGTGGAGGAGATCAAAAAAACTCAACAGCTTCAGTTATTGAAAAAGGAACATTAGAGCAGTTAAGAGCTAAGAGAACAGAATTAGTACAACAAGCCGATGCATTAAGCAAAGAATTAGCTTTAATTGATGATGCTATTGGTAAAAAAGACGCTAATCATAAATTAGCATTAATTACTATTATTGCCGCTAAAGACACTGTTTTTAATCATTATTTAGAACTGCAAGCAAATGTTCAAACCAAAGAAAATATTGTTTTAAATGCAGAAATGGGCGGAATTCTTCAACAAGTTTATGTAACCGAAGGACAAAGTGTAACTAAGGGGCAAACTTTAGGAAAAATTGATGATGGCGGATTAAGTTCTCAATTAGCACAAATGGAAACTCAAGCTGCTTTAGCCAAAACAACTTATGAAAGACAACAAAATTTATGGAACCAAAAAATCGGCTCTGAAATTCAATTTTTACAAGCAAAAACAACATATAATGCGCAATTAAAAGCTGTTGCTCAAATGAAAGCGCAATTAGCAAAAACAATAATTAGAGCTCCATTTACAGGAACTATTGATGACGTTATCACTGAAAAAGGAAGCGTAGTAGGTCCTGGAACTCCAATTATGAGAATTGTAAGTCTTAACAATATGTATTTAGATGCTGAAGTCCCAGAAAAAAACATTAGTTCGGTGAAAAAGGGATCAGATGTTATAGTAAATTTTCCGGTTTTAGGAGAATCATTAAATACCAAAGTAACTCAAGTTAGCAACTATATTAATCCAGAAAATCGTTCATTTACAATTCAAGTTGCTGTTCCAAATAAAAATGGAAAAATCAAACCTAATTTAACTTCAAAGATTCAAATAAAAGATTACTCTAATCCAAAAGCTATAACAGTTCCTATTAGTATTATTTCAGAAAATGCTGAAGGAGAACAATATTTATATATTGCTGAAAATGTAGATAAAAACGGAAATGCTATTGCTAAAAAAGTAATCGTAAAAACAGGTCAATCTCAAAATAGTTTAGTAGAAATTATAGAAGGTATTAAAGATGGCGATCTAATTATTAACGAAGGTGCTCGTAGTGTAAAGGACGGACAAAAAGTATCGATAATTAAATAA
- a CDS encoding TatD family hydrolase, protein MDFKLGLTDTHTHLYSEEFDADRNEMIERAIQKGVSRFFVPSIDSSYTQKMYDLENQFPENVFLMMGLHPTYVKENYLEELAHVERELEKRKFQAIGEIGIDLYWDKTFLKQQQHAFQHQIQLAKKYNLGINIHCRDAFDEVFEVLESEKAEDLFGIFHCFTGDLDQAQRAISLGMKLGIGGVSTFKNGKIDQFLNEIDLQNIVLETDSPYLAPVPYRGKRNESSYTFLVAEKLATIYNVAIEEIASVTTENSKKIFGI, encoded by the coding sequence TTGGACTTTAAACTTGGTTTAACCGATACACATACGCATTTATATTCGGAAGAATTTGATGCAGATAGAAATGAAATGATAGAACGGGCAATTCAAAAAGGAGTTTCTCGCTTTTTCGTTCCTTCGATAGATTCTTCATATACCCAAAAAATGTATGATTTAGAAAATCAATTTCCTGAAAACGTTTTTCTTATGATGGGCTTGCATCCAACCTATGTTAAAGAAAACTATTTAGAAGAATTGGCTCATGTTGAAAGAGAATTAGAAAAGCGAAAATTTCAAGCCATTGGAGAAATTGGGATTGATTTGTATTGGGATAAAACTTTTTTAAAGCAACAGCAACATGCTTTTCAACATCAAATTCAATTGGCTAAAAAATATAATTTAGGAATTAATATTCATTGTCGAGATGCTTTTGATGAAGTTTTTGAAGTTTTAGAAAGTGAAAAAGCAGAAGATTTGTTCGGTATTTTTCATTGTTTTACAGGTGATTTGGATCAAGCTCAAAGAGCAATTTCTTTAGGAATGAAATTAGGAATTGGTGGTGTTTCAACTTTTAAGAATGGGAAAATAGATCAGTTTTTAAATGAAATTGATTTGCAAAATATTGTTTTAGAAACCGATTCTCCTTATTTGGCGCCAGTTCCATATAGAGGAAAACGTAATGAAAGTTCATATACATTTTTAGTTGCAGAAAAATTGGCAACAATATATAATGTTGCTATTGAGGAAATTGCTAGCGTTACAACAGAGAATTCAAAGAAAATTTTCGGAATTTAA
- the odhB gene encoding 2-oxoglutarate dehydrogenase complex dihydrolipoyllysine-residue succinyltransferase translates to MILEMKVPSPGESITEVEIATWLVQDGDYVEKDQAIAEVDSDKATLELPAEESGIITLKAEEGDAVAVGAVVCLIDTSAAKPAGDAPTKTEAKVEEKKVEAPKAAPVAEKTYASQTPSPAARKILDEKNIQPSDIVGTGKDGRITKDDAVNAVPSMGTPTGGSRSSERTKLSMLRRKVAERLVAAKNETAMLTTFNEVNMTPINNIRNQYKDEFKAKHNGVGLGYMSFFTKAVTRALQLYPDVNSMMDGDYKVAYDFADISIAVSGPKGLMVPVVRNAENLTFRGVEAEIKRLALRARDGQITVDDMTGGTFTITNGGVFGSMLSTPIINPPQSGILGMHNIIERPIAVDGKVEIHPMMYVALSYDHRIIDGRESVGFLVAVKEALENPMELLMDNNPKKALEL, encoded by the coding sequence ATGATTTTAGAAATGAAAGTCCCTTCACCGGGTGAATCAATTACAGAAGTAGAAATCGCAACTTGGTTAGTTCAAGATGGAGATTATGTAGAAAAAGATCAAGCTATTGCTGAGGTAGATTCAGACAAAGCTACATTAGAATTACCTGCGGAAGAAAGTGGAATTATTACACTTAAAGCTGAAGAAGGTGATGCAGTAGCAGTTGGAGCAGTTGTTTGTTTAATTGATACAAGCGCAGCAAAACCAGCTGGTGATGCACCTACAAAAACGGAAGCTAAAGTTGAAGAAAAGAAAGTAGAAGCTCCTAAAGCTGCGCCAGTAGCAGAAAAAACATATGCTTCTCAAACTCCTTCTCCTGCAGCTAGAAAGATTTTAGACGAAAAAAACATTCAACCTTCTGATATTGTTGGAACAGGAAAAGATGGAAGAATCACTAAAGATGATGCAGTAAATGCTGTGCCTTCAATGGGAACTCCTACAGGTGGTTCTCGTAGTTCTGAAAGAACTAAATTATCAATGTTACGTAGAAAAGTGGCTGAACGTTTAGTGGCTGCTAAAAACGAAACAGCTATGTTAACAACTTTTAACGAAGTTAACATGACACCAATTAATAACATTCGTAACCAATATAAAGACGAATTCAAAGCAAAACACAATGGTGTTGGTTTAGGATATATGTCATTTTTTACAAAAGCAGTTACAAGAGCTTTACAATTATATCCAGATGTGAACTCAATGATGGATGGTGATTATAAAGTAGCTTATGATTTTGCTGATATTTCAATTGCTGTTTCTGGACCAAAAGGTTTAATGGTTCCTGTTGTTAGAAATGCAGAAAACTTAACCTTTAGAGGTGTTGAGGCTGAAATTAAGCGTTTAGCTTTAAGAGCTCGTGACGGACAAATTACTGTTGATGATATGACTGGTGGAACATTTACTATTACAAATGGTGGTGTTTTTGGAAGTATGTTGTCTACACCAATTATCAATCCTCCACAATCTGGAATTTTAGGCATGCATAATATTATTGAACGTCCAATTGCAGTGGATGGTAAAGTTGAAATTCATCCAATGATGTATGTAGCTTTATCTTATGACCACAGAATTATTGATGGTCGTGAGTCTGTTGGTTTCTTAGTGGCTGTTAAAGAAGCTTTAGAAAATCCAATGGAATTATTAATGGATAACAATCCTAAGAAAGCATTAGAACTATAA
- a CDS encoding retropepsin-like aspartic protease, with the protein MEDLQDFLKGKKYKKIKFTVLKTQHLMIKAKLNSFSGNFILDTGASNSCVGIEGIEKFELFAEFSETKAAGAGATGMETQISKSNKLQLGRWKYENLNLVVFDMSHVNEALKSYKTKPVDGIIGADILLNGKAIIDYYNHYLYLK; encoded by the coding sequence ATGGAAGACTTACAAGACTTTTTAAAAGGAAAAAAATATAAAAAAATAAAATTTACGGTTTTAAAAACCCAACATTTAATGATTAAAGCTAAATTAAATTCATTTAGCGGAAATTTCATTTTAGATACTGGAGCAAGCAATAGCTGTGTTGGGATTGAAGGAATTGAAAAATTTGAATTATTTGCTGAATTTTCAGAAACAAAAGCAGCTGGTGCTGGAGCAACCGGAATGGAAACTCAAATTTCTAAAAGTAACAAACTTCAGTTAGGCAGATGGAAATACGAAAATCTAAATTTAGTTGTTTTTGATATGAGTCACGTTAACGAAGCGTTGAAAAGTTATAAAACCAAACCCGTAGACGGTATTATTGGCGCAGATATTTTACTTAACGGAAAAGCAATTATTGATTATTACAATCATTATTTATATTTGAAATAA
- a CDS encoding TolC family protein encodes MKHSILVTLLLFISFSNAQEKNESYSFTLNQAIEHALKNNYDAINAAKDINAAKAKKWETTAIGLPQINGNVSYLNNLDFTEQGITGGGAFGGASGSVSTITFGTKHSMDARATLSQLIFDGSYIVGLQSAKVYLQISKNAKEKTDLEVREMVTNAYGNVLLARENILILEKNKKSLEQTLFETTETYKNGLVEEENVEQLQITLNQINSTLSNATKRSDIALQLFKIALGIDIKEEVTLTENLNDIAKNSINLALFNEDFNVNNNLDYKISQNNEESKRLLLKLEKYRSLPTLAANLNYGLNSFANKFDFLEQSQPWYNYSNFGISLNVPIFSSFSFGAKKEQAKIAYEQATTQLKQTEQNLILQYKSAFNDYEYSIEQLATSKSNLSLAERIEKKQQIKFKEGLSSSFEFTEAQRQLYTTQQNYLQSMIDVINKKTALDKITNIK; translated from the coding sequence ATGAAACATAGTATACTAGTTACTTTATTACTGTTTATCAGTTTTTCAAATGCCCAAGAGAAAAATGAAAGTTATTCTTTTACTCTAAACCAAGCAATTGAACATGCATTAAAAAATAATTACGATGCAATAAATGCTGCTAAAGACATAAACGCTGCTAAAGCAAAAAAATGGGAGACAACTGCAATTGGATTGCCACAAATTAATGGAAATGTATCTTATTTAAACAATCTCGATTTCACTGAGCAAGGTATTACTGGCGGCGGTGCTTTTGGCGGAGCATCAGGAAGTGTATCAACAATTACATTTGGAACTAAACATAGTATGGATGCAAGAGCTACTTTATCTCAATTAATATTTGACGGTTCTTATATCGTTGGTTTACAATCTGCAAAAGTATATTTACAAATTTCTAAAAATGCCAAAGAAAAAACCGATTTAGAAGTTCGAGAAATGGTAACCAATGCTTATGGGAACGTTTTATTAGCTAGAGAAAATATATTAATTCTTGAAAAAAATAAAAAATCACTAGAACAAACTCTTTTTGAAACAACTGAAACTTACAAAAACGGATTAGTTGAAGAAGAAAATGTTGAACAACTTCAAATTACATTAAATCAAATAAACAGTACACTTTCTAATGCAACTAAACGAAGTGATATTGCTTTACAATTGTTTAAAATTGCTTTAGGAATTGATATAAAAGAAGAAGTTACTCTTACAGAAAACTTAAACGATATTGCAAAAAACAGTATCAACTTAGCATTATTTAATGAAGATTTTAATGTAAATAATAATCTTGATTATAAAATTAGTCAAAACAACGAAGAATCTAAAAGACTTTTATTAAAGCTAGAAAAATACAGATCACTTCCCACACTTGCAGCTAATTTAAATTATGGTTTAAATTCATTTGCTAATAAATTTGATTTTCTAGAACAAAGTCAACCATGGTATAACTATTCAAATTTTGGAATTAGTTTAAACGTACCAATATTTAGCAGTTTTAGCTTTGGGGCGAAAAAAGAACAAGCAAAAATTGCTTATGAACAAGCTACAACACAACTAAAGCAAACAGAGCAAAATTTAATTCTTCAATACAAAAGCGCTTTCAACGATTATGAATATAGTATTGAACAATTAGCCACTTCAAAAAGTAATTTAAGTTTAGCTGAAAGAATCGAAAAAAAGCAACAAATTAAATTTAAAGAAGGGCTTTCAAGTAGTTTTGAGTTTACAGAAGCACAAAGACAGCTTTATACAACTCAACAAAACTATCTCCAATCTATGATTGACGTGATTAACAAAAAAACAGCATTAGATAAAATTACAAACATTAAATAA